Proteins from a genomic interval of Trifolium pratense cultivar HEN17-A07 linkage group LG6, ARS_RC_1.1, whole genome shotgun sequence:
- the LOC123892793 gene encoding neo-calmodulin-like → MLGLFRTSFTFLNKKAKLFFNKPKSIDIIREPNTSSSSFVDMEMSNQFKQVFKLIDTNGDGKISTSELSELLSCLGYKDSIAAKEAEGMVNVLDSNGDGFVDLEEFMVVMDDKEGKFGCASDMEQDEYLKDAFLVFDTDKNGLISAKELKRVLINLGFDHCSMGECKLMIKRVDKNGDGFVDYEEFQAMMKSGLAN, encoded by the coding sequence ATGTTAGGACTTTTCAGAACTTCCTTCACCTTTCTTAACAAAAAGGCCAAATTATTCTTCAACAAGCCAAAAAGCATAGACATTATTAGAGAACCTAACACAAGTTCCTCTTCTTTTGTTGATATGGAAATGTCTAATCAGTTCAAACAAGTTTTCAAGCTAATTGACACTAATGGTGATGGCAAGATATCAACCAGTGAGCTCAGTGAGCTGCTTTCATGTTTGGGATACAAAGATAGTATAGCTGCTAAAGAAGCTGAAGGTATGGTAAATGTGTTGGACTCAAATGGAGATGGGTTTGTAGACTTGGAAGAATTCATGGTTGTTATGGATGACAAAGAAGGCAAGTTTGGTTGTGCTAGTGACATGGAGCAAGATGAGTATCTCAAGGATGCTTTTCTTGTCTTTGACACAGATAAGAATGGTCTAATTTCAGCTAAGGAACTTAAGAGAGTTTTGATAAATTTAGGATTTGATCATTGTAGTATGGGAGAGTGCAAGCTTATGATCAAAAGGGTTGATAAGAATGGAGATGGATTTGTGGATTATGAAGAATTTCAAGCCATGATGAAATCAGGATTAGCCAACTAA
- the LOC123892795 gene encoding pentatricopeptide repeat-containing protein At1g01970-like has protein sequence MNILGNSSFCVDPIFIMGNYCNNLLICNFYYPNYSITNNTTKLYRIQTKRNSLWKRTFYFDSHKYYFDSVIVGVGTEEIVEEVIEGNYKRFRWNEIRHDVTEEQKQAIGKLPFKMVKRCKAVMRQIICFSEEKGRLCDVLGAWVKIMKPTRADWLSVLKELKNMDHPLYIEVAEHALLEESFEPNLRDYTKLIHYYSKENQLDAAENIFTAMKQRGFICDQVILTTMVHMYSKAGHLDRAEEYFEEIKLLGEPLDKRSYGSMIMTYIRAGMPEKGESLLEEMDAQEIYAGSEVYKALLRAYSKIGNAEGAQRVFDAIQMAGIIPDDKVCSLLIYAYGMAGQSEKARIAFENMKRVGIKPTDKCISLVLVAYEKENMINTALKFLIDLEKDGIMVGEETSRILASWFRKLGVVEEVELVLRDFATTTSHQIS, from the exons ATGAATATCTTAGGAAACAGTAGTTTTTGTGTTGATCCTATTTTCATAATGGGAAACTATTGCAATAACCTCTTGATATGCAATTTTTACTACCCTAATTACTCAATTACCAATAATACTACCAAATTGTATCGAATTCAGACCAAACGAAACTCGTTATGGAAAAgaactttttattttgattcaCATAAATACTATTTTGATTCAGTAATAGTTGGTGTTGGTACTGAGGAAATTGTGGAAGAAGTGATAGAAGGAAATTACAAAAGATTTAGGTGGAATGAGATACGACATGATGTAACGGAAGAACAAAAACAGGCTATAGGTAAACTTCCCTTCAAGATGGTTAAGCGATGTAAGGCCGTGATGAGACAGATTATATGTTTTTCTGAAGAAAAGGGTAGATTATGTGATGTTTTGGGGGCTTGGGTGAAGATTATGAAGCCTACAAGAGCAGATTGGCTTTCGGTTTTGAAAGAGTTGAAAAATATGGATCATCCTCTCTACATCGAG GTGGCAGAGCATGCTCTTCTAGAAGAATCCTTTGAACCCAATCTTCGTGATTATACAAAATTAATTCATTATTACAGCAAGGAGAATCAACTTGATGCTGCTGAAAATATTTTCACGGCAATGAAGCAAAGGGGCTTCATCTGCGATCAAGTAATACTAACTACCATGGTTCACATGTACAGCAAGGCAGGCCATCTTGACCGGGCCGAGGAATATTTTGAAGAGATCAAATTGCTTGGTGAACCTTTGGATAAAAGATCATATGGGTCAATGATCATGACCTACATCAGAGCTGGAATGCCTGAAAAGGGAGAGAGTTTACTTGAAGAAATGGACGCACAAGAAATATATGCAGGCAGTGAGGTTTACAAAGCATTACTTAGAGCTTACTCCAAGATTGGTAACGCAGAAGGCGCACAAAGGGTGTTTGATGCAATTCAGATGGCCGGTATCATCCCAGATGATAAGGTGTGTAGTCTTCTTATTTATGCTTATGGTATGGCTGGTCAGAGTGAAAAAGCTCGAATTGcatttgaaaatatgaaaagaGTAGGCATCAAACCTACTGATAAATGCATATCTTTAGTACTTGTTGCTTATGAGAAGGAAAACATGATAAATACAGCATTGAAGTTTCTAATAGATTTGGAGAAGGATGGCATTATGGTTGGGGAAGAAACTTCTAGAATACTGGCTAGCTGGTTCCGGAAACTCGGGGTGGTAGAAGAGGTGGAGCTTGTTTTAAGAGACTTTGCCACCACTACCAGTCACCAAATAAGCTAA
- the LOC123892794 gene encoding brefeldin A-inhibited guanine nucleotide-exchange protein 2-like, which produces MASSEADSRLSRVIVPALEKILKNASWRKHAKLAHECKSVIETLTSPQKLQSPTSEAGASDAGEPEVSVPGPLHDGGSVEYSLAESESILSPLINAAGSGVLKIADPAVDAIQKLIALGYLRGEADASGECPESKFLASLIDSVCKCHDLGDDAMELLVLKTLLSAVTSISLRIHGDCLLLIVRTCYDIYLGSKNVVNQTTAKASLIQMLVIVFRRMEADSSTVPIQPIVVAELMDPTEKSDVDSSMTVFVQGFITKIMQDIDGVWNPSGTPSKVAAMAHDGAFQTTATVETTNPADLLDSTDKDMLDAKYWEISMYKTALEGRKGELVDGEVVEERDDDLEIQIGNKLRRDAFLVFRALCKLSMKTPPKEASADPQLMKGKIVALELLKILLENAGAVFRTSERFLGAIKQYLCLSLLKNSASTLMIVFQLSCSIFISLVSRFRAGLKAEIGVFFPMIVLRVLENVAQPNFQQKMIVLRFLEKLCLDSQILVDIFINYDCDVNSSNIFERMVNGLLKTAQGVPPGVTTTVLPPQEATLKLEAMKCLVAVLKSMGDWMNKQMRIPDPLSGKKIEAVDNGHEAGDFPLANGNGEDPVEGSDTHSELSNEASDVSTIEQRRAYKLELQEGISLFNRKPKKGIEFLISANKVGNSPEEISAFLKDASGLNKTLIGDYLGEREELSLKVMHAYVDSFDFQGMEFDEAIRMFLQGFRLPGEAQKIDRIMEKFAERYCKCNQKVFSSADTAYVLAYSVILLNTDAHNPMVKNKMSADDFIKNNRGIDDGKDLPEEYLRSLYERISRNEIKMKDVDLEHQQIQAVNPNKLLGLDSILNIVIRKRGEDSHMGTSDDLIRRMQEEFREKARKTESVYYAATDVVILRFMIEVCWAPMLAAFSVPLDQSDDEIVTALCLEGFRYAIHVTSVMSMKTHRDAYVTSLAKFTSLHSPADIKQKNVDAIKAIVTIADEDGNYLQEAWEHILTCVSRFEHLHLLGEGAPPDATFFAFPQNDSEKVKQTKSAILPVLKKKGPGRMQYAAATLMRGSYDSAGIGSNAAGAITSEQVNSLVSNLNMLEQVGSSEMSRIFTRSQKLNSEAILDFVKALCKVSMEELRSPSDPRVFSLTKIVEIAHYNMNRIRLVWSSIWHVLSDFFVTIGCSGNLSIAIFAMDSLRQLSMKFLEREELANYNFQNEFMKPFVIVMRKSSAVEIRELIIRCVSQMVLSRVNNVKSGWKSMFMVFTTAAYDDHKNIVLLAFEIIEKIIRDYFPYITETETTTFTDCVNCLIAFTNSRFNKEISLNAITFLRFCATKLAEGDLGSSRNKGKETFGKISTPSPRTGKEGRQDNGEVTDKDDHLYFWFPLLAGLSELSFDPRPEIRQSALQILFETLRNHGHLFSLPLWERVFESVLFPIFDYVRHAIDPSGSSSQVSEVETDGELDQDAWLYETCTLALQLVVDLFINFYNTVNPLLKKVLMLLVSFIKRPHQSLAGIGIAAFVRLMSNAGELFSDEKWLEVVLSLKDAANATLPNFSFLDGGDFVTGNEHASKAEDDTDPAESSSHDNLESPRTDRLYAYLSDAKCRAAVQLLLIQAVTEVYNIYRTQLSAKAMLVLFDALHNVASHAHKINSNTILRSKLQEFGSMTQMQDPPLLRLENESYQICITFLQNLVVDKPPSYEEAEVETNLVRLCQEVLGFYIEVAGSGQVSESSHGRPQHWLIPLGSGKRRELAARAPLIVTTLQTISSLGEISFEKNLVNFFPLLSSLISCEHGSTEVQVALSDMLSLSVGPLLLRSC; this is translated from the exons ATGGCTTCTTCGGAAGCCGATTCCCGTCTCAGCCGTGTCATCGTCCCTGCGCTCGAGAAAATCCTTAAGAACGCTTCGTGGAGAAAGCATGCTAAGCTCGCTCATGAGTGTAAATCCGTCATTGAAACCCTCACTTCACCGCAGAAGCTTCAATCGCCGACTTCTGAAGCCGGTGCTTCCGACGCCGGTGAGCCTGAGGTTTCAGTACCTGGACCGCTTCATGACGGAGGCTCCGTTGAGTATTCTTTGGCAGAGTCCGAATCGATCTTATCTCCTCTCATCAACGCTGCTGGCTCTGGCGTATTGAAGATCGCTGATCCCGCCGTTGATGCTATCCAGAAACTCATTGCCCTTGGATATCTCCGTGGTGAGGCTGATGCATCTGGAGAATGTCCTGAATCGAAGTTTCTGGCGAGTTTGATTGACTCGGTGTGCAAGTGTCATGACCTAGGTGACGATGCCATGGAACTTTTGGTGCTGAAGACGCTCTTGTCTGCGGTAACTTCAATTTCGCTTAGAATTCACGGTGATTGTTTGCTTTTAATTGTGAGGACTTGTTACGATATCTATCTCGGTAGTAAGAATGTAGTGAATCAAACTACTGCTAAGGCGTCGTTGATTCAGATGTTGGTGATTGTGTTTAGAAGAATGGAGGCAGATTCGTCCACTGTTCCGATTCAGCCTATTGTCGTGGCTGAATTGATGGATCCAACTGAAAAATCTGATGTTGATAGCTCCATGACAGTGTTTGTGCAGGGTTTTATAACCAAAATAATGCAGGATATAGATGGGGTTTGGAACCCCTCAGGGACGCCGAGTAAGGTTGCGGCCATGGCTCATGATGGTGCGTTTCAGACCACTGCGACGGTGGAGACAACCAACCCGGCAGATTTGTTAGATTCAACTGACAAGGACATGTTGGATGCCAAGTATTGGGAGATCAGTATGTATAAGACAGCTTTGGAGGGGAGGAAAGGGGAGCTGGTCGATGGAGAGGTGGTGGAGGAGAGGGATGATGATTTGGAGATTCAGATTGGGAATAAGCTGAGGAGGGATGCTTTTTTGGTGTTCAGGGCACTTTGTAAATTGTCCATGAAGACACCCCCTAAGGAGGCATCTGCTGATCCACAGTTGATGAAGGGGAAGATTGTGGCTTTGGagttgttgaaaattttgttggAGAATGCTGGAGCTGTCTTCAGAACTAGTGAAAG GTTTTTGGGTGCCATCAAGCAGTACTTATGCCTATCATTGTTGAAGAACAGTGCTTCAACTCTTATGATCGTATTTCAGCTATCATGCTCCATCTTCATCAGTCTTGTATCAAGATTTAGAGCTGGATTGAAAGCAGAAATTGGAGTATTTTTCCCCATGATTGTTCTCAGGGTTCTAGAAAATGTTGCTCAACCCAATTTTCAGCAAAAGATGATAGTGCTTCGTTTTCTAGAGAAACTTTGTCTTGATTCACAGATATTGGTGGACATTTTTATAAACTATGACTGTGATGTCAATTCATCAAACATATTTGAGAG GATGGTCAACGGACTTCTGAAAACTGCCCAAGGTGTCCCTCCTGGTGTAACAACCACGGTTTTGCCACCTCAAGAGGCAACTCTTAAACTGGAAGCCATGAAATGCTTGGTTGCTGTTTTAAAATCAATGGGAGACTGGATGAACAAACAAATGCGCATTCCCGATCCTCTTTCAGGCAAAAAAATTGAAGCGGTTGATAACGGCCATGAAGCTGGAGATTTTCCCCTGGCAAATGGGAATGGAGAAGACCCAGTTGAAGGATCAGATACTCATTCTGAACTCTCCAATGAGGCGTCTGATGTTTCTACTATTGAGCAACGCCGGGCTTATAAACTAGAACTTCAG GAAGGTATATCTCTTTTTAATAGAAAGCCAAAGAAGGGAATTGAGTTTCTCATTAGTGCAAACAAAGTGGGTAACTCACCGGAGGAGATATCTGCTTTTCTTAAAGATGCATCTGGGTTGAACAAGACTTTGATTGGTGATTATCTTGGAGAAAGGGAAGAATTATCCTTGAAAGTAATGCATGCCTATGTGGATTCTTTTGACTTTCAAGGGATGGAGTTTGACGAGGCAATCAGGATGTTTCTTCAAGGCTTTAGACTGCCTGGTGAGGCACAGAAGATAGATCGAATCATGGAAAAGTTTGCTGAACGTTATTGCAAATGTAATCAAAAAGTCTTTTCTAGTGCCGATACAGCATATGTCCTTGCTTATTCTGTGATATTGTTGAATACTGATGCTCACAATCCTATGGTGAAGAATAAG ATGTCTGCTGATGATTTCATAAAAAACAACCGTGGCATAGATGATGGAAAAGATCTACCAGAGGAATACTTGAGGTCATTGTATGAGAGAATATCTAGAAATGAGATCAAAATGAAAGATGTTGATCTGGAACACCAACAAATACAGGCAGTGAATCCTAACAAACTATTAGGCTTGGATAGCATATTGAATATTGTGATCCGTAAGCGTGGGGAAGACAGTCATATGGGGACCAGTGATGATCTAATCCGCCGTATGCAAGAAGAATTCAGAGAAAAAGCTCGCAAAACTGA GTCTGTCTACTATGCAGCAACTGATGTAGTAATCCTTAGATTCATGATCGAGGTCTGTTGGGCACCGATGTTAGCTGCTTTTAGTGTTCCTCTTGatcaaagtgatgatgaaattgTAACAGCTCTGTGTCTTGAAGGCTTCCGCTATGCTATTCATGTTACATCTGTAATGTCAATGAAGACACATCGAGATGCTTATGTGACTTCATTAGCAAAGTTTACTTCCCTGCATTCTCCTGCTGATATTAAGCAGAAAAATGTAGACGCAATCAAG GCGATAGTTACTATTGCTGATGAGGATGGGAATTACTTACAAGAAGCTTGGGAGCATATTTTGACCTGTGTTTCCCGATTTGAGCATTTACATCTTCTTGGAGAGGGTGCTCCACCAGATGCCACATTCTTTGCTTTTCCTCAGAATGATTCTGAAAAAGTAAAGCAAACTAAATCGGCTATTCTTCCGGTTTTGAAGAAGAAAGGGCCTGGGAGGATGCAGTATGCAGCTGCCACGTTGATGCGGGGTTCATATGATAGTGCTGGAATTGGCAGTAATGCTGCTGGAGCTATCACATCAGAACAAGTGAACAGTCTAGTTTCTAATTTGAATATGTTGGAACAAGTTGGAAGCTCGGAAATGAGTCGCATATTCACCCGGAGTCAAAAGTTGAATAGTGAGGCCATACTAGACTTCGTTAAGGCTTTATGCAAGGTCTCCATGGAGGAACTGAGATCTCCATCTGATCCACGGGTTTTCAGCCTTACCAAGATAGTGGAGATTGC GCACTATAATATGAACCGTATCCGGCTTGTGTGGTCAAGCATCTGGCATGTTCTTTCAGATTTCTTTGTAACCATTGGTTGCTCAGGAAATCTTTCAATTGCAATTTTTGCTATGGATTCCTTGCGTCAGTTGTCAATGAAATTTCTTGAGCGGGAAGAGTTGGCTAACTATAATTTCCAAAATGAATTTATGAAGCCTTTCGTGATTGTTATGAGAAAGAGTAGTGCTGTTGAAATTAGAGAACTTATTATCAGATGTGTCTCTCAAATGGTTTTATCTCGTGTCAACAATGTCAAATCAGGATGGAAGAGCATGTTTATG GTATTTACAACAGCAGCATATGATGACCACAAAAACATTGTACTCTTGGCTTTTGAAATTATCGAGAAGATTATACGAGATTACTTTCCATACATCACTGAGACTGAAACCACCACCTTTACAGATTGTGTCAATTGTCTAATTGCATTCACCAATAGTAGATTTAACAAAGAGATTAGCCTAAATGCTATCACTTTTCTTCGATTTTGTGCAACAAAACTAGCTGAAGGAGACCTTGGCTCTTCGAGGAATAAAGGCAAGGAAACTTTTGGAAAGATTTCCACACCTTCACCTCGAACTGGAAAAGAGGGGAGACAAGATAATGGAGAGGTGACAGACAAAGATGATCATCTCTATTTCTGGTTTCCTTTATTGGCTG GTTTGTCTGAGCTTAGCTTTGACCCGAGGCCGGAGATAAGGCAGAGTGCTTTGCAAATCCTATTTGAAACCTTACGCAACCATGGCCACCTCTTTTCACTGCCTTTATGGGAAAGAGTATTTGAATCAGTCCTATTCCCAATTTTTGATTATGTTCGCCATGCTATTGATCCTTCAGGGAGTAGCTCCCAGGTCAGTGAAGTAGAAACTGATGGTGAGCTTGACCAAGATGCGTGGCTCTACGAAACATGCACATTAGCCCTCCAATTGGTGGTAGATCTTTTTATCAACTTCTATAACACTGTTAACCCACTTTTAAAAAAGGTGCTGATGCTCCTTGTAAGCTTTATAAAGCGCCCTCATCAAAGCCTGGCTGGAATTGGCATTGCGGCATTTGTTCGTTTGATGAGTAATGCTGGGGAGCTGTTTTCTGATGAGAAGTGGTTAGAAGTGGTTTTGTCACTAAAGGATGCAGCAAATGCAACACTCCCTAACTTTTCGTTCCTTGATGGTGGAGACTTTGTGACTGGAAATGAACATGCTTCAAAAGCTGAAGATGACACAGATCCTGCTGAGTCTAGCTCGCATGATAATTTAGAAAGCCCAAGGACGGACCGTCTTTATGCTTATTTATCTGATGCAAAATGTCGAGCAGCTGTTCAGCTTTTATTGATTCAG GCGGTAACGGAGGTCTATAACATATACCGCACTCAACTTTCTGCAAAAGCCATGCTAGTCCTCTTTGATGCTTTGCATAATGTGGCATCACATGCTCACAAGATTAACAGCAATACTATTTTACGCTCCAAGTTACAAGAGTTTGGGTCTATGACCCAAATGCAAGACCCTCCACTGTTACGCCTTGAGAATGAATCCTACCAAATATGCATCACATTTTTACAGAACCTTGTGGTTGACAAACCACCTAGCTATGAGGAGGCTGAGGTTGAGACAAATCTAGTTCGGCTATGTCAGGAGGTCTTGGGATTTTATATTGAAGTAGCAGGCTCTGGACAAGTATCTGAATCTTCTCATGGTAGGCCCCAACATTGGTTAATTCCTCTAGGCTCTGGGAAGCGAAGAGAGTTAGCTGCACGTGCACCACTTATTGTAACCACTCTTCAGACTATTAGCAGTTTGGGAGAAATTTCTTTTGAGAAGAATCTGGTGAATTTTTTCCCTCTTCTATCAAGCTTGATAAGTTGTGAACATGGATCAACTGAAGTCCAGGTAGCTCTCAGTGACATGCTTAGTTTATCTGTTGGTCCTCTTTTGCTGCGGTCATGTTGA